A genomic stretch from Aerococcaceae bacterium zg-1292 includes:
- a CDS encoding phage holin family protein, which translates to MDIMVKHMTVFGGVLGWLLGELDGFLYALVVFVILDYLTGIMAAIVEKRLSSEQGFKGIFKKITLFTLVALAHIIDNEILKKGGAVRMAVIFFYLANEGLSILENVTRMGVNVPPQLRSVLEKINEKEVK; encoded by the coding sequence ATGGATATCATGGTAAAACATATGACAGTATTTGGTGGGGTTTTAGGTTGGTTATTAGGTGAATTAGACGGCTTCTTATATGCCTTAGTCGTGTTTGTGATACTTGATTATTTAACTGGGATTATGGCGGCGATTGTTGAGAAACGTTTATCCAGTGAACAAGGGTTTAAAGGAATATTTAAGAAAATAACCTTATTTACTTTAGTAGCGTTAGCGCATATTATTGATAATGAAATTTTGAAAAAAGGTGGGGCTGTCCGAATGGCCGTCATCTTTTTTTATTTAGCCAATGAAGGATTGAGCATCTTAGAAAACGTCACTCGAATGGGTGTAAACGTCCCCCCGCAATTACGTAGTGTATTAGAAAAGATTAACGAGAAGGAGGTGAAGTAG
- a CDS encoding CHAP domain-containing protein, giving the protein MLEKVLFIANQYVGAPKYGTAHKELVDTYNAARPLPQGYRVTYDDDWCDVFVSSVFIKAGVSKLIGRECGVQRHIQLFKQLGIWLGETKPQRGDIITFDWDRGGFADHIGIVEDVSGDTVKTIEGNSNGKVSRNHFKWNDARIVGYARPKYKQQTMNKPSIDILVKEVLAGKHGVGEERKHSLGINYDAVQKKVNEILSKPDEIALTYRSETLRKYHLDLILKLCKQYQIIPSFAITVLHFEGMWGHSFVGRSDNNWGGMTWTGSVKRPSGVVVSKGSARPQSEGGHYIRYQSVEDFLIDWFYLLRQGGSYRVSGQKTFRESVQGLFQIGGATYNYAATPYETYLIRVVSRKTSIESETGISLERWDPKELKNYKESTTVIEDDYEIVVNGVKYVLVKQ; this is encoded by the coding sequence ATGTTAGAGAAAGTACTTTTTATTGCCAATCAATATGTAGGAGCTCCTAAGTACGGAACAGCTCATAAAGAGTTAGTGGATACTTATAATGCCGCTCGCCCTTTACCACAAGGATACCGAGTTACGTATGACGATGATTGGTGTGATGTGTTTGTTTCAAGTGTGTTTATTAAAGCCGGTGTTTCTAAGTTAATTGGTAGAGAATGCGGCGTGCAACGTCATATACAGTTGTTTAAGCAATTAGGTATTTGGCTGGGAGAAACAAAGCCACAACGTGGAGATATCATTACGTTTGATTGGGATCGTGGTGGTTTTGCTGATCATATAGGTATCGTTGAGGATGTATCTGGAGATACCGTCAAAACGATTGAAGGTAATAGTAATGGAAAAGTTAGTCGCAATCACTTTAAGTGGAATGATGCCAGAATCGTGGGGTATGCCAGACCAAAATATAAACAACAAACGATGAACAAACCATCAATTGATATTCTTGTAAAAGAAGTATTGGCAGGTAAGCATGGGGTTGGCGAAGAACGCAAACATTCCTTAGGAATTAATTATGACGCAGTCCAAAAGAAAGTGAATGAGATACTTTCCAAACCAGATGAGATAGCATTGACTTATCGAAGTGAGACATTACGTAAATATCACTTAGATCTGATTTTGAAATTGTGCAAGCAATATCAGATAATACCTTCCTTTGCGATTACAGTACTGCACTTTGAAGGAATGTGGGGACATTCGTTTGTAGGGCGTAGTGACAATAATTGGGGTGGTATGACCTGGACAGGAAGTGTTAAACGTCCAAGTGGAGTGGTAGTATCAAAAGGAAGTGCTCGACCGCAATCAGAAGGCGGTCATTATATTCGCTATCAAAGTGTAGAAGATTTTCTCATAGATTGGTTTTATTTATTACGTCAAGGTGGTTCTTACCGTGTGAGTGGTCAGAAGACTTTCCGTGAATCCGTGCAAGGGTTATTCCAAATTGGTGGAGCAACCTATAATTATGCTGCAACGCCGTATGAAACGTATCTTATCCGAGTGGTGTCACGTAAGACGAGCATTGAATCGGAAACGGGTATTTCATTGGAACGGTGGGACCCAAAAGAATTAAAAAACTATAAAGAATCGACAACCGTTATTGAAGATGATTATGAAATTGTCGTCAATGGTGTTAAGTACGTGTTGGTAAAACAATAA